A region of the Lachancea thermotolerans CBS 6340 chromosome E complete sequence genome:
TTCAATttgagaaacaaaaataAGAATGCCAAGGTCAAGTTTGCTTCGAACCTCATGGTTATTAAACCTAGTGCTGAGACATTTAACGCGATCGTGAATACACTCTTACCTCGAAttgcaaacaaaaaagagaaataCGACATGGATCTGATTAATGAGGGACTTTATGATTTGAGAAAAATTATATATCACCAATTCAAGCTGTTTCGTAAACTCAAAACGGAGTTCGTTCCAGAAGTTTTGAGTCTACCATTTGGCAGCTATGGTTTGCTTACGGGTTCTATTCGCAATGAGTTCCACCACACGCTTATGGCAAATGACATTTTGGGTTATGAGCGTACCAAGGAGAAGGACCAGGTTCCTCTTGAATCGCTGATTAAGAAATCAAAATACATCCATTATTCAGATTACCCAATGAGTAAACCTTGGGCGTATTCGTCCTTTGACCACTTAAAATGCAATCCGCAAGACGCCGACGCCGAAAGCGAGGATGTCAAAGCCGAAATGTGCAAGTGCTGGAACTCTGTTTATCAAGACTATTGGGACTCCAAGCATTTTTGTACTTTATGAGAGCACTGCATTTTGCCATGTAAATATGTAAGGATAGAAGACATTTGTGAGCAAACAGTGGCATGCTTAAGTTGGTTTAACCGAGTGtctcttggcttcttcgTCAAGCAGCCTCTCAACCTCATCGCCATGCTTTTCAGTTTTACTGCCCTCTTTGTATGCATAATCAATAGAGATACATTTGTTCATAACCATTTggttgttgagcttctctAAAGCCGCATCCGAGTGTTCAAATGTCGAATAGCATATATAGGCACATCTCAGAAGGCCCTGTTTTAATGTGAATATCTCAGGCGGCCTAACAAGTGAGCCAAATTTTCCAAAGATCTTCGTAAGCATTTCGCTGTCCACTAACTCGTCGATGTTCTTGATAAAAAGCTTGGCGCCAACATCTAACGCATTTTGGCTTGTGGGTGAGCTGCTGGCTCCATTGGCCTTTCGCACCTTCAAAGTCCTGTCATATAGTCGTACGGTATTATTCAAGCATTTGCTGGCATACTCGGCATCTTGGGGACTGTTGAACTCCACGAAAGCAAAGCCTTGAtgagtttgaagaactttgtcTTTAGGATATCGTATTTTGGCCACAGGACCTATTTGTAGAAAAAGTTCATaaagaagttctttagAGACCTTTGGGTCAACATTTCCAACATAAACGGTGTTTGCAGGAACAGTCGATGAACCATCCATGTTGAACTTTGTTGCTTGGGTCGGGATAGATGGTGCCCTTCTCGAGATGAGCTCACTGCTTTCGCACAGTCTTCACGTTACCCGCCCGTTCCGTAACTTTTTGACTTATTTAAAAAAATTACAGACAGAATTTATTCATGGCCTTGTAATATTTACAATAACCATTGATCAATTTCTGCGATTTGAGAGCGCCAGCTTGATTTGCTTTGTTTCTGGGCGCTATTGTGCTACGGAGCTGTTTtgtcttttgaacttgtggTCTGTATTTGATTAGCTGAGCTTGTTTGATCCAGTCTCTCTCATTGCCTTCAAAGGCGAGGCTATGTTTCTGGGGAGCATTCTAGTTGTCGCTGTTTTTCTGGGTTAGGGGTTTTCACAGAAAGGGTTTATCGGATGTTTTTGTGCTTGGGGCAGTTCTAGAgccttgaagttctcaATGCGGTTTGCCAGGCAGTTTCGACTGTTTTTGTTTAAAGGGAAAAGCTGTCAGTCACTGGAGTGGTCAGGAAGATCGAACTTTTGCGTGCGTTGCTGCTTGCTGCATGCTCACCCGATGAGTATTTCATCACCGAGCGTCTTGGGACATGTTGGGTGCTTCGTACGTTTCGCTTCCATATAGTACGACACCTGCTGTTTCAATTCGCAGCTAGCAGTGACTTTCGTAAAAAGTTTCGTGACAGCGGCCGTTCTGGGGGCTTGTGCAGCGCTTTTCCTCTGCCCCTTGGTACGTTAGATGCCTGGGGTTGGATGCAACTGGGGCTGTCAAGGTTCCGCGCGGGAGAGTGTGGTGCCCTTCGCGCAGAAAACTTCTGGTTTACCTGTGAAAAATCTCTGACTTACTTCATCAGCGGCAGCTTACGCGCGTCTTAGACGCCTTGCCTGAGAAGTGGATCGATCGCGCTCGATGCTAATTAGAAGCCTGCAGGTCGCGCATGGGTTCTTGGATGTAGACACGCTTCTGGCATTGTGCTTGGCCGCGTTGCGTATTAGCCGTGCCTCTCATACGGCAGAAGCATCATAAACTGAAAACACCCGTTTAATCGCTCATCTATTGAACATCAGTAATAGTTTGCAGTTTCATACTCGGGGGACATTTCGTATTTTCTAATGGCGTATCGCCGTCTTGTCTTGTACCTCTTTGGGACTTTTCTGTAACCTTTTTAAAGAACTACCCGGCGTTTATGCTAGtttcgctgctgccgcccAAGGTGAACCCTTCACGTGAAAGGTGTCCTGATCTAGTATTTAGGGCAAGCAATCATATCGATGGCTTTTGTTGTATTTACAACTAAGGCCCGCCTCGTAGCAACATTGAGAGCTTCTGGGATCTTTTAAAACAGCTGTGGGACCCTCTTAGCTATGCCATGGCCACCCAGGCAGTGTGAACAATTTGCTGTTCTAGTTTCCCTGTTAGATCATCGGCATTAAAAGATTTGGAATTTattcgaaaaaaaaattttaagtATTTAGCAATGGGCATCGCCGTTAGAACTTGATTTTGTAAAGCATTGACGGCTACATTGAAGGCATCCGTATCACAAGTTACTCTCAAGGTCTCTAAGCGTGCGGAGCAGCAGTAACACTCAGTCGTGGACTATTTAGTAATAGTTGAACGAAGACTAGCTCTCTTACAACAGACAAAGAACAGCCCTTTTGACGCCGTTAACAAGCTTTCTGCTTTACAATAAAAACTTTATGCCAGGTGAGGACAGATCTTTCCTCTACAACAGACCAGCAAAGCCACGATAACAACGCTCGCAGATTTAAACACCTCAATCGGATTTTTTGACCATATCTCTTATTCACAAACCACTACCGCAAAAGTGAAATGACCGTTGCCCTCAACGAACAAAACCCCCACTCGTACATCGACAGCGAATTGTCGGCCAACCTAGACTCCACGGACGCTTTCGAGGGTCCTGAAAAGCTCCTGGAGATctggtttttcaaaagtgcGCGCTGCGTGCCTGACAGGAACCGAACTCTCCGTTCCATTGACTTCAACACCTGGGTGCGGCTACTGGAACTGGTGAAATGCCAAGTGCtctcgatgaagaagacggAAAAGATGGATGCGTTCCTGCTGAGCGAATCTTCGCTCTTTGTGTTCGACCACAAACTCACACTTAAGACTTGCGGTACCACCACTACGCTGTTCTGCCTCGAGCAGCTGTTTCGCGTGGTGCGCGAAGAGCTGGGCTGGGAACTTTC
Encoded here:
- the HSH49 gene encoding U2 snRNP complex subunit HSH49 (similar to uniprot|Q99181 Saccharomyces cerevisiae YOR319W), whose amino-acid sequence is MDGSSTVPANTVYVGNVDPKVSKELLYELFLQIGPVAKIRYPKDKVLQTHQGFAFVEFNSPQDAEYASKCLNNTVRLYDRTLKVRKANGASSSPTSQNALDVGAKLFIKNIDELVDSEMLTKIFGKFGSLVRPPEIFTLKQGLLRCAYICYSTFEHSDAALEKLNNQMVMNKCISIDYAYKEGSKTEKHGDEVERLLDEEAKRHSVKPT